A genome region from Hymenobacter chitinivorans DSM 11115 includes the following:
- a CDS encoding (Fe-S)-binding protein has translation MHFSIQNILFLLVAAAGFGLFAWQVRKIRANILVGRDRDMSGNVSERLNKTLLVALGQQKMFKRITPALLHLIVYVGFIVINIEVVEILIDGIFGTHRALSFLGPLYSALVGTNEVLGALVILAVAAFWWRRNVKKVRRFTGPELRMWPRLDANIILYVEVILMVALFTMNAADLKLHQIEGVDLPGAFPISSLLTGLLPDNAAALEILERVGWWAHIVGILCFLNYLPSSKHFHIILAFPNVYYSRLVPQGQFSNVDSITHEVKAMMDPSYQVPAPATNPDGSAMAPTPFGAKDVNDLAWTNLLNAYSCTECGRCTSVCPANITGKLLSPRKIIMDTRDRMEEKYNSPLIFQPNLYGTEAKHAEPEVLDKENHTLLRGYVTPEELWACTTCNACVEACPVNINPLESIVEMRRFLVLEESAAPNSLNVMFSNIENNGAPWAFSPSDRFNWADELYVAAK, from the coding sequence GTGCACTTCTCTATCCAAAACATCCTCTTCTTGCTCGTCGCGGCGGCAGGCTTCGGTCTGTTTGCGTGGCAGGTTCGCAAGATCCGGGCAAACATCCTCGTCGGGCGCGACCGGGATATGTCGGGCAACGTCAGCGAGCGGCTAAACAAAACCTTGTTGGTGGCCCTGGGTCAGCAAAAGATGTTTAAGCGCATCACGCCCGCCTTATTACACCTGATTGTGTACGTGGGTTTCATCGTCATCAACATCGAAGTCGTCGAAATTCTGATTGACGGCATTTTCGGTACCCACCGCGCCCTGAGCTTTCTGGGGCCGTTGTACAGCGCCCTGGTCGGTACCAATGAAGTGCTGGGCGCCCTGGTAATTCTGGCCGTAGCGGCCTTCTGGTGGCGCCGCAACGTGAAGAAGGTGCGCCGCTTTACCGGTCCCGAGCTGCGCATGTGGCCCCGCCTCGACGCCAATATTATCCTCTACGTGGAGGTAATTCTGATGGTGGCCTTGTTCACGATGAACGCCGCCGACCTCAAGCTGCACCAAATTGAAGGAGTAGACCTGCCGGGCGCTTTCCCCATCAGCTCCCTGCTGACGGGCCTGCTGCCCGACAACGCTGCGGCCCTGGAAATTCTGGAGCGCGTGGGTTGGTGGGCGCACATTGTGGGCATTCTGTGCTTTCTAAACTATCTGCCCAGCAGCAAGCACTTCCACATTATCCTGGCTTTTCCGAACGTGTATTATTCGCGCCTGGTACCCCAGGGGCAGTTTTCGAATGTGGACAGCATCACCCACGAGGTGAAGGCTATGATGGACCCGAGCTACCAGGTGCCCGCGCCGGCCACCAACCCCGACGGCTCGGCTATGGCGCCCACGCCTTTCGGAGCCAAGGACGTGAACGATTTGGCCTGGACCAATCTACTGAACGCTTACTCCTGCACCGAGTGCGGCCGCTGCACCTCGGTGTGCCCAGCCAACATTACCGGCAAGCTGCTCTCGCCGCGCAAAATCATCATGGACACGCGCGACCGGATGGAGGAGAAGTACAACTCCCCGCTGATTTTTCAGCCCAACCTCTACGGCACCGAAGCCAAGCATGCCGAGCCGGAGGTGCTCGACAAGGAAAACCACACCCTGCTGCGCGGCTACGTGACGCCCGAGGAGCTCTGGGCCTGCACCACCTGCAACGCCTGCGTGGAAGCCTGCCCGGTAAACATCAACCCGCTGGAAAGCATCGTGGAAATGCGCCGCTTCCTGGTGCTGGAAGAGTCGGCCGCGCCTAACTCGCTGAATGTGATGTTCTCCAACATCGAGAATAACGGCGCGCCCTGGGCCTTCTCGCCTTCGGACCGCTTCAACTGGGCCGACGAGCTCTACGTGGCGGCAAAATAA
- a CDS encoding (Fe-S)-binding protein gives MSNLAAAGEEPEILFWVGCAGAFDDRYKRVTRAFVRILEHVGVKYAVLGMEETCTGDPAKRAGNEFLFQMQAMQNITTFEGYGIKKIVTACPHCFNTIKNEYPALGGNYEVIHHSTFLQQLINEGRVGVAGGGEFKGQRITFHDSCYLGRANNIYEAPRDVLATLDADLVEMKRSKANGLCCGAGGAQMWKEPEPGKKDINVERTEEALAALDGNAAALDGLLGVESGNAGATPAPRNGQQRSIIAVSCPFCMTMMSDGVKNKERENNVQVFDLAELIATAEGLNA, from the coding sequence ATGTCCAACCTGGCCGCGGCCGGGGAGGAGCCCGAAATCCTGTTCTGGGTGGGTTGCGCCGGGGCTTTCGACGACCGTTACAAGCGCGTTACCCGGGCCTTCGTCCGGATTCTGGAGCACGTGGGCGTGAAGTACGCCGTGCTGGGCATGGAAGAAACCTGCACCGGTGACCCGGCCAAGCGCGCCGGCAACGAGTTCCTGTTTCAGATGCAGGCCATGCAGAACATTACCACCTTCGAAGGCTACGGCATCAAGAAAATTGTAACAGCCTGCCCGCACTGCTTCAACACGATTAAAAACGAGTATCCGGCCCTGGGCGGTAACTACGAGGTAATTCACCACAGCACCTTCCTGCAGCAGCTCATCAACGAGGGCCGGGTGGGCGTGGCCGGGGGCGGCGAGTTCAAAGGCCAGCGCATCACCTTCCACGACTCCTGCTACCTGGGCCGGGCCAACAACATCTACGAAGCCCCGCGCGACGTGCTGGCCACCCTGGATGCCGACCTGGTAGAAATGAAGCGCAGCAAAGCCAACGGCCTGTGCTGCGGCGCCGGCGGGGCCCAAATGTGGAAAGAGCCCGAACCCGGCAAGAAGGACATCAACGTGGAGCGGACCGAGGAAGCCCTGGCCGCCCTCGACGGTAACGCCGCGGCCCTGGACGGCCTGCTGGGCGTGGAAAGCGGCAACGCCGGCGCCACGCCCGCCCCGCGCAACGGGCAGCAGCGCAGTATCATTGCCGTGTCGTGCCCGTTCTGCATGACCATGATGAGCGACGGGGTCAAGAACAAGGAGCGTGAAAACAACGTACAGGTGTTTGATTTGGCCGAGCTGATTGCCACGGCCGAAGGCCTGAACGCTTAA
- a CDS encoding helix-turn-helix domain-containing protein, translated as MEDYNKVIESLGVRYIKAKNLVLQQPFTVRNYYDVGNNLILLHKGRIAFGDEEQVVEEGEMLFIPGGRATKVSYGEAAGKTITNDDLISNKDKFFHSNADLDLIGDAEESHSHVSFEAKVFDSVNFFASLDVPAFLITGNSKLANLVIKVVEESLQELPGRERLITIYTENIVVEIVRYILKNKMFVEQLATNSTYFKDPRLIDLFNYIKENIGGDLSNKVLSSVANVSEDYVGQYFKMLTGINPQDYIEYQRMERAVFLLRTTKKSIRDIGKEVGYKDTAYFCRRFKMMFGIPAGKMRRRESAMNI; from the coding sequence AATCTGGTCCTGCAGCAGCCGTTTACGGTCCGGAATTACTATGATGTCGGCAACAACCTGATCCTGCTCCACAAGGGCCGGATTGCCTTCGGCGACGAGGAGCAAGTAGTGGAGGAAGGCGAAATGCTGTTCATCCCCGGGGGCCGCGCTACCAAGGTTAGCTACGGCGAAGCTGCTGGTAAGACGATTACCAACGACGACCTGATCAGCAACAAAGACAAGTTTTTCCACTCCAACGCCGACTTGGACCTGATTGGCGATGCCGAGGAAAGCCACAGCCACGTGAGCTTCGAGGCCAAGGTGTTCGACTCGGTGAACTTCTTCGCCTCGCTCGACGTGCCCGCCTTCCTGATTACCGGCAACTCCAAGCTGGCCAATCTGGTGATTAAGGTAGTGGAGGAAAGCCTGCAGGAGCTGCCCGGCCGCGAGCGGCTTATCACCATCTACACCGAGAATATCGTGGTGGAGATTGTGCGCTACATCCTCAAGAACAAGATGTTTGTGGAGCAGCTGGCTACCAACAGCACCTACTTCAAGGATCCGCGCCTCATCGACCTGTTCAACTACATCAAGGAGAACATCGGCGGCGACCTGTCGAACAAAGTCCTCTCGAGCGTGGCCAACGTGTCGGAAGACTACGTGGGGCAGTACTTCAAGATGCTGACCGGCATCAACCCCCAGGACTACATCGAATACCAGCGCATGGAACGGGCCGTATTCCTGCTCCGTACCACCAAAAAGAGCATCCGCGACATTGGTAAGGAAGTGGGCTACAAGGATACGGCGTACTTCTGCCGCCGCTTCAAGATGATGTTCGGTATTCCGGCCGGCAAGATGCGCCGTCGTGAGTCGGCCATGAACATCTAA
- a CDS encoding LexA family protein, producing the protein MSRAILLNIARKPLLLPFFESGVRAGFPSPAEDHVGVKLDLNALLLPHPSATYLVQVEGHSMTGGESGIRDGALLAVDCRLTPRHDDIIIAVIEGQHMVKRLLQRGATWWLVPDNPLFPAMQVPEPDLFDCWGVVTYVLTETRPGKLSRHVRVS; encoded by the coding sequence ATGAGCCGCGCTATTCTCCTCAACATTGCCCGGAAGCCCTTGCTGCTTCCCTTTTTTGAATCTGGCGTCCGGGCCGGGTTTCCTTCCCCGGCAGAAGACCACGTGGGCGTAAAGCTGGATTTGAATGCCTTACTGCTGCCCCATCCCAGCGCTACGTACCTGGTGCAGGTCGAGGGCCACAGCATGACCGGCGGTGAGTCGGGTATTCGGGACGGTGCCCTGCTGGCCGTGGATTGCCGGCTTACTCCCCGGCACGACGACATCATTATTGCCGTCATCGAAGGGCAGCACATGGTTAAGCGCCTGCTGCAGCGCGGCGCTACCTGGTGGCTGGTGCCCGATAATCCCCTGTTCCCGGCCATGCAGGTGCCCGAGCCGGACTTGTTTGACTGCTGGGGCGTGGTGACGTATGTGCTAACCGAGACGCGCCCTGGTAAGCTTTCCCGCCATGTTCGCGTTAGTTGA
- a CDS encoding Y-family DNA polymerase, translating into MFALVDCNNFYVSCERIFQPRLEGRPVVVLSNNDGCIVSRSEEAKELGIKMGTPYFKAKPLLDAHDARVFSSNYALYGDISRRVMSYLAEVAPEVEVYSIDEAFLDLTGMEQWLEHNRSSLTEYGRRLKQEIKQWIHVPICMGIAPTKTLAKLANRIAKKDPMHHGVLHLDSDARCRWALEQVGVEDVWGIGRQYAPMLQQHGIATAADLARVSDVWARRHLGGVVGLRIVRELQGVPCLEMIPPDGGAQPRHSVAYTRTFGQPLAAYPDILSAVATFTTRVAEKLRRQGCAANMLTVFISKSRYGPAPPPYTYSNTLSLPVATRDTAELLRYARVALKQLWQPGTSYKKAGVILTGLEPGGLAQLNLFVDSPHAEQRAQLMAELDKLNTRYGAGTVGFAVELADKNGCKGAWAGKKEMRTPAYTTSLPEVWRINIDGLLLG; encoded by the coding sequence ATGTTCGCGTTAGTTGACTGCAACAACTTCTACGTGTCGTGCGAGCGAATCTTTCAGCCCCGGCTGGAAGGCCGGCCCGTGGTAGTGCTGAGCAACAACGACGGTTGCATCGTGTCGCGCTCCGAAGAAGCCAAAGAGCTGGGCATTAAGATGGGCACGCCGTATTTCAAGGCCAAGCCGCTGCTGGACGCGCACGACGCCCGGGTTTTTTCCAGCAACTACGCTCTCTACGGCGACATTTCCCGGCGCGTGATGAGCTACCTGGCCGAAGTGGCGCCGGAAGTAGAAGTCTACTCCATTGACGAGGCCTTTCTCGATCTGACCGGCATGGAGCAGTGGCTGGAGCACAACCGCAGCAGCCTGACCGAATACGGGCGCCGCCTGAAGCAGGAAATTAAGCAGTGGATTCACGTTCCAATCTGCATGGGCATTGCCCCCACTAAGACGCTGGCTAAGCTGGCCAACCGGATAGCCAAAAAGGATCCGATGCACCACGGAGTGCTTCACCTCGACTCGGACGCCCGCTGCCGGTGGGCGCTGGAGCAAGTAGGAGTGGAGGACGTCTGGGGCATTGGGCGGCAATACGCACCCATGCTGCAGCAACACGGCATTGCTACGGCCGCCGACCTGGCGCGCGTGTCCGACGTCTGGGCCCGCAGGCACCTGGGTGGGGTGGTCGGGCTCCGAATAGTGCGGGAGTTGCAGGGCGTGCCGTGCCTGGAGATGATTCCGCCAGATGGGGGCGCCCAACCCCGGCACAGCGTGGCCTATACCCGCACTTTCGGTCAGCCGTTGGCCGCTTACCCGGATATTCTCAGTGCGGTAGCCACCTTCACCACCCGGGTGGCCGAAAAGCTCCGCCGCCAGGGCTGCGCCGCCAATATGCTCACCGTATTTATCAGTAAAAGTCGATACGGCCCCGCTCCGCCGCCCTACACGTATTCCAACACGCTGAGTTTGCCAGTGGCCACCCGGGACACTGCCGAGCTGCTACGCTACGCCCGCGTGGCTCTGAAGCAGCTGTGGCAACCCGGCACATCCTACAAAAAAGCCGGCGTGATTCTGACTGGTCTGGAGCCGGGCGGCCTGGCCCAGCTGAACTTATTCGTCGACAGCCCGCACGCCGAGCAACGCGCCCAACTCATGGCCGAGCTCGACAAGCTAAACACTCGTTACGGAGCCGGCACGGTTGGTTTTGCCGTGGAGCTGGCTGATAAGAATGGCTGCAAGGGTGCCTGGGCCGGCAAGAAAGAGATGCGCACACCGGCGTATACCACCAGCCTGCCGGAAGTATGGCGCATCAATATCGACGGGCTACTGCTGGGCTGA
- a CDS encoding geranylgeranylglyceryl/heptaprenylglyceryl phosphate synthase, protein MRLTNLHETLSKRRARGQKSLAVLLDPDHLDEAGCRQLLELSEVHPVDYFFVGGSLVMNSHQASLIRLVKSRSTVPVLLFPSHSLHLDTQADGILLLSLISGRNPDFLIGQHVVAAPLLRASNLQILPTGYMLVDTGRQTTASYMSGTTPLPYDKPTIAACTAMAGEQLGLRLMYLDGGSGAMYPVSAATIRAVRQATETPLIVGGGINTAEKAHTALAAGADVIVIGNQIEKSPDFLAEMSKVVRTFNAVLDIA, encoded by the coding sequence ATGCGCCTCACCAATCTGCATGAAACCCTCAGTAAGCGCCGCGCCCGGGGCCAGAAATCTCTGGCCGTCCTGCTCGACCCAGACCATCTGGACGAGGCCGGATGCCGGCAGCTGCTGGAGTTGAGTGAAGTACACCCTGTTGATTACTTTTTTGTGGGCGGCAGCCTGGTGATGAACTCTCACCAGGCGTCGCTCATTCGTTTAGTAAAAAGCCGTAGTACCGTCCCCGTGCTGCTGTTTCCCAGCCACAGCCTCCACCTCGACACCCAGGCCGACGGCATTCTGCTGCTGTCCCTGATTTCGGGCCGCAACCCCGATTTTCTGATCGGCCAGCACGTGGTGGCAGCTCCCCTGCTGCGGGCCAGCAACCTGCAGATCTTGCCCACCGGCTACATGCTGGTCGATACCGGCCGCCAAACTACGGCCAGCTACATGAGTGGCACCACGCCCCTGCCCTACGACAAGCCCACTATTGCGGCCTGCACGGCCATGGCCGGCGAGCAGCTGGGCCTGCGCCTGATGTACCTCGACGGCGGCAGCGGGGCCATGTATCCAGTTTCCGCGGCCACGATTCGGGCGGTGCGCCAAGCCACCGAAACGCCCCTGATTGTGGGCGGCGGTATCAATACGGCCGAAAAAGCGCATACCGCCCTGGCCGCCGGCGCCGACGTCATCGTCATTGGCAACCAGATTGAAAAGTCCCCGGATTTTCTGGCCGAAATGTCGAAGGTCGTCCGCACGTTCAATGCGGTATTGGACATTGCCTGA
- a CDS encoding J domain-containing protein, producing the protein MSQNHYQVLGVSATASAQEIKLAYKRLAIQFHPDKHGGSSQFEEQFKAVSAAYRTLSDPARRASYDHQLRAAALRADEARRQQQYRAQGQHVYGVPMPPAQPLRTRRPAGSTERHYQTIAKRRPKFTRRDYQLTAALAALLLLFIVSVKVTMDHVTAVSNYENGLRAYAGRHWSTAHGFFSEALQFKPQYKEALQRRAEIEQLVYRNYKAARNDYRSALGQQNSAKKTALLLFRLGQCQAGLAQKDSAQRSLTRALALDSTLSAAWLARGELRLFELLQFDGAVADLSAGLRQRQAAGQAASLKYLTYRGLAYYKMREFGAARADYREVLVQNPTNGQVHFLLGRLAQQEGNPAAACEFFRRAIQLGYLYAGEALQQNCP; encoded by the coding sequence TTGAGCCAAAATCATTATCAGGTACTCGGTGTTTCCGCCACGGCTTCGGCGCAGGAAATAAAGCTGGCATACAAGCGGTTAGCTATTCAATTTCACCCCGATAAGCACGGCGGTAGCAGCCAGTTCGAGGAGCAGTTCAAGGCCGTGAGTGCGGCCTACCGCACACTGAGCGACCCGGCCCGGCGAGCCTCTTACGACCACCAGCTGCGGGCGGCGGCTTTGCGGGCTGATGAAGCGCGGCGGCAGCAGCAGTACCGGGCCCAGGGCCAGCACGTGTACGGCGTGCCCATGCCCCCGGCTCAGCCCCTGCGCACCCGGCGGCCGGCCGGCTCCACCGAGCGGCACTACCAGACCATAGCTAAGCGCCGCCCGAAGTTTACGCGCCGCGACTACCAACTCACGGCCGCGCTGGCCGCCTTGCTGCTGCTTTTCATCGTGTCGGTGAAGGTGACGATGGACCACGTGACGGCCGTCAGCAACTACGAAAATGGCTTGCGGGCCTACGCCGGCCGGCACTGGAGCACGGCCCACGGCTTTTTTTCCGAGGCGCTGCAGTTCAAGCCTCAGTATAAGGAGGCCCTGCAGCGGCGGGCCGAAATCGAGCAGCTCGTGTACCGCAACTACAAGGCGGCCCGCAATGACTACCGCAGCGCCCTTGGCCAGCAGAACTCGGCTAAGAAAACGGCTCTGCTACTCTTTCGGCTCGGGCAGTGTCAGGCCGGCCTAGCCCAGAAAGACTCGGCCCAGCGCAGCCTCACCCGGGCCCTGGCCCTGGACTCGACGCTGAGTGCCGCCTGGCTGGCCCGCGGGGAACTCCGGCTGTTCGAGCTACTGCAGTTCGATGGGGCCGTGGCTGATTTGTCGGCCGGCCTGCGGCAGCGGCAGGCTGCCGGTCAAGCCGCGTCGTTGAAATACCTGACGTACCGGGGCCTGGCTTATTATAAGATGCGCGAGTTTGGGGCGGCCCGAGCCGATTACCGGGAAGTTTTGGTGCAAAACCCCACGAATGGGCAGGTTCACTTTCTACTGGGACGCTTGGCCCAGCAGGAGGGCAACCCTGCGGCTGCCTGCGAGTTTTTTCGCCGGGCCATTCAGCTTGGGTATTTGTATGCTGGAGAAGCTCTGCAACAGAATTGCCCGTAG
- a CDS encoding phage holin family protein, with the protein MAYDDDASKTPRNDSLVGNLKGYLDTRIDLVRLEVQEKVKLAFVGTVHGAAMGLIGLLFLIFLSIFAGLALNDVFDSSFWGFGAVAGFYLLLLIIFLVGVDKKLFQGLADKLLNNTIYKSDKRQA; encoded by the coding sequence ATGGCTTACGACGACGACGCTTCCAAAACGCCCCGCAACGATAGTTTAGTGGGCAACCTCAAGGGCTACCTCGACACGCGTATCGACCTAGTCCGCCTCGAAGTTCAGGAGAAAGTCAAGCTGGCTTTCGTCGGCACGGTGCATGGCGCGGCCATGGGCCTGATCGGGCTGCTGTTCCTGATTTTCCTCAGCATCTTTGCCGGACTGGCTCTAAACGATGTTTTCGACAGTTCCTTCTGGGGATTTGGGGCCGTAGCCGGGTTTTACCTGCTGCTGCTCATTATCTTCCTGGTGGGCGTCGACAAAAAGTTGTTCCAGGGCCTGGCCGACAAGCTGCTGAACAACACGATTTACAAATCTGACAAACGCCAAGCATAA